Proteins co-encoded in one Erinaceus europaeus chromosome 2, mEriEur2.1, whole genome shotgun sequence genomic window:
- the LOC103124470 gene encoding NACHT, LRR and PYD domains-containing protein 2-like: MQGGRETPPRPLFDLEPILQQLSLDELEMFKELLWDMTPFEELLEELPQSEVNRANGLQLARLLARHSNSTWVELLTLHLLCRVGRRDLYNMAWEKATGGGIWLAALLCIDLSGRWGRDWKDTVAQSFPEPRFSNLARVVVEGAGASQVSLQAGGLSRSREQRVREEPDHVDEFLRRLESGEELEVQEEEEDEKNLVQEEIQTESGTWLEYRDTLSKQLEASWKSNFWPADLQVGEQMQEAIRQHMALLPFYRDGQPWQSFSCHSTLVLSGPAGVGKTTAAKQLVLDWLSGRLPGSWSTVFYLSCPELNHCGPSSLADLLSRGRADLRAAMPELLARPERVLLVVDGLDQLQAVEGAFMSGLCRDWAEVQPLPVVLGSLLSKVLLSQATVLVTMRTPSRQDVRLLLREAEVLQLRGLREQDQRWLFLQHLGLEEEKPGALWALKSLQDHLAVQELVRAPAMCWAAAACLRPQVEQDQNVDPMCTTATRLVLGFFRCRFRPHPRLRVPLASVCLLAAHCVWMRRSVFSGPDLQQLGVMEQHLYPFLEAKVLRQHDDWGRCYSFLHLAVQQLLAAAFYVLEYKQQGAIQDMASVFSPQERMLNPYLARVGDFLFGFTHSENTWQLEAAFQVHRAQSFRYQLLRHVMQLEYEQLPARFTREQHPTRFTRELLRGLYETQDAQLLRELGPRFSKLALELGSKQEVMHAGFCLRCLRDLQSLRLQVHSNVFHQVPEDDADDEDKLQLYLEQTGPAEDTLQDNGLVIPSWTDLCSVLETNWKLTDLKISFSHLSAASVRVLCDKMALPSCQLQKLVISSVSPEAAYREFCAALCGHKTLMHLTLKEHKQEDLLPLLCELLQHSGCKLQSLRLKSCAGTSQQWVSLAASVDHSSLVCLNIVNGKVLDKGALRLCRTLAQPTCMLQRVALEKCHLTEACCKGLSYILRDSKRLTHLSLAQNALGDQGLKLLCEGLNSLTCALQTLVLWGCSISSTGCRELAMAVTQYSKLQHLDLGMNPIGSSGLKFLCDSLTKPLCVLKTLWSLVPASIESNIDLALALKGPLGFVRPAG; this comes from the exons AtgcagggtgggagggagacCCCACCAAGGCCGCTATTCGACCTGGAGCCCATTCTGCAGCAGCTCAGCTTAGACGAGCTGGAGATGTTCAAGGAGCTGCTGTGGGACATGACGCCCTTCGAGGAGCTGTTGGAGGAGCTGCCTCAGTCCGAGGTGAACAGGGCCAACGGGCTGCAGCTGGCGCGCCTCCTGGCCAGACACAGCAACAGCACATGGGTGGAGCTCCTGACCCTCCACCTGCTGTGCAGGGTCGGCCGCAGGGACCTGTACAACATGGCCTGGGAGAAGGCCACCG GTGGTGGCATTTGGCTGGCTGCCCTGCTCTGCATCGACCTGTCAGGTAGATGGGGCCGGGACTGGAAGGACACTGTGGCCCAGAGCTTCCCAGAACCTCGGTTCTCCAACCTGGCCCGGGTGGTTGTGGAAGGGGCAGGTGCCTCCCAGGTGAGCCTGCAAGCTGGCGGAT TGAGTAGGAGTCGGGAGCAAAGAGTGAGGGAGGAACCTGACCATGTGGATGAATTCCTGCGGCGTCTGGAGAGTGGGGAGGAGCTCGAAgtgcaagaggaggaggaagatgagaagaATCTGGTTCAAGAAGAGATACAGACTGAATCAG GCACGTGGCTTGAGTACAGAGACACCCTGAGCAAGCAGCTGGAGGCGAGCTGGAAGAGCAACTTCTGgcctgcagatctgcaggtgggggagcagatGCAGGAGGCCATCCGCCAGCACATGGCCCTGCTGCCCTTCTACAGGGACGGCCAGCCGTGGCAGTCCTTCTCCTGCCACTCCACGCTGGTGCTGAGTGGCCCGGCCGGCGTGGGGAAGACCACGGCGGCCAAGCAGCTGGTCCTGGACTGGCTGTCGGGCCGGCTGCCTGGCTCCTGGTCCACAGTCTTCTACCTCAGCTGCCCGGAACTCAACCACTGTGGCCCCAGCTCGCTGGCCGACCTGCTGAGCCGGGGCCGTGCCGACCTGCGGGCCGCCATGCCTGAGCTGCTGGCGCGGCCGGAGCGGGTGCTGCTGGTGGTGGACGGGCTGGACCAGCTGCAGGCAGTCGAGGGCGCCTTCATGAGCGGCCTGTGCCGGGACTGGGCGGAGGTGCAGCCGCTGCCCGTGGTGCTGGGCAGCCTGCTGAGCAAGGTCCTGCTGTCCCAGGCCACCGTGCTGGTGACCATGCGGACGCCCAGCCGCCAGGACGTGAGGCTGCTGCTGCGGGAGGCCGAGGTGCTGCAGCTGCGGGGCCTCCGGGAGCAGGACCAGCGCTGGCTCTTCCTCCAGCACCTGGGGCTCGAGGAGGAGAAGCCGGGGGCGCTGTGGGCGCTGAAGTCGCTGCAGGACCACCTGGCGGTGCAGGAGCTGGTGCGGGCCCCGGCCATGTGCTGGGCGGCCGCCGCCTGCCTGCGCCCGCAGGTGGAGCAAGATCAGAACGTGGACCCCATGTGCACCACCGCCACCCGCCTGGTGCTCGGCTTCTTCAGATGCCGCTTCCGCCCACACCCCAGGCTGCGCGTCCCGCTGGCCTCCGTCTGCCTGCTGGCCGCCCACTGCGTGTGGATGCGCAGGTCGGTGTTCTCGGGCCCGGACCTGCAGCAGCTGGGCGTGATGGAGCAGCACTTGTACCCCTTCCTGGAGGCCAAGGTGCTGCGGCAGCACGACGACTGGGGCCGCTGCTACAGCTTCCTGCACCTGGCCGTGCAGCAGCTCCTGGCCGCTGCCTTCTACGTGCTGGAGTACAAGCAGCAGGGCGCCATCCAGGACATGGCCAGTGTCTTCTCGCCCCAGGAGAGGATGCTCAACCCCTACCTGGCCCGGGTGGGCGACTTCCTCTTCGGCTTCACCCACTCGGAGAACACGTGGCAGCTGGAGGCGGCGTTCCAAGTCCACAGGGCGCAGAGCTTCAGGTACCAGCTGCTGAGACATGTCATGCAGCTGGAATACGAGCAGCTCCCGGCCCGGTTCACCCGCGAGCAGCACCCGACCCGGTTCACCCGCGAGCTGCTGCGGGGCCTGTACGAGACGCAGGATGCACAGCTGCTGAGGGAGCTGGGGCCCCGCTTCAGCAAGCTGGCCCTGGAGCTCGGCAGCAAGCAGGAGGTCATGCACGCCGGCTTCTGCCTCAGGTGCCTCAGGGACCTACAGAGCCTCCGGCTGCAGGTGCACAGCAACGTCTTCCACCAGGTGCCCGAGGACGACGCGGACGACGAGGACAAGCTGCAGCTATACCTTGAGCAGACAGGCCCCGCGGAGGACAC GTTACAGGACAACGGCTTGGTGATCCCCTCCTGGACCGACCTCTGTTCCGTGTTGGAGACCAACTGGAAACTCACGGATCTGAAGATCAGCTTCAGCCACCTCAGCGCCGCCTCCGTGAGAGTCCTTTGTGACAAAATGGCCTTGCCCTCCTGCCAGCTGCAGAAACTGGT CATCAGCAGCGTCTCTCCCGAGGCTGCTTACCGAGAGTTCTGCGCCGCCCTGTGCGGGCACAAGACGCTCATGCACCTGACCCTCAAGGAGCACAAGCAGGAGGACCTGCTGCCACTGCTGTGTGAGCTGCTGCAACACTCTGGCTGTAAGCTGCAGTCCCTCAG GTTGAAGTCATGTGCGGGCACCAGCCAGCAGTGGGTCAGCCTCGCCGCCTCTGTGGATCACAGCTCCCTCGTGTGTCTCAACATCGTCAACGGCAAAGTCCTGGATAAGGGCGCCCTGCGCCTGTGCAGGACCCTggctcagcccacctgcatgctgcAGAGGGTGGC GCTGGAGAAGTGCCACCTCACGGAAGCCTGCTGCAAAGGGCTGTCCTACATTCTGAGGGACAGCAAGAGGCTGACGCATCTGAGCCTGGCCCAGAATgcgctgggggaccaggggctgaaactCCTGTGTGAAGGTCTCAACTCCCTCACTTGTGCGCTGCAGACCCTGGT GCTCTGGGGTTGTAGCATCAGCAGCACCGGCTGCAGGGAGCTAGCAATGGCTGTCACCCAGTATTCCAAGCTCCAGCATTTGGACCTGGGCATGAACCCCATCGGCTCATCTGGACTGAAGTTCCTGTGCGACTCTCTGACGAAGCCCCTGTGCGTcctgaaaaccctgtg GTCCCTGGTGCCTGCCAGCATAGAAAGCAACATTGACTTGGCATTGGCATTGAAGGGACCCTTGGGTTTTGTCCGACCTGCAGGCTGA
- the LOC103124472 gene encoding leukocyte immunoglobulin-like receptor subfamily A member 5 isoform X3 — MAGVLPTLLCLGWCLGWSVWAQMGNLPQPTLMALPGRFVLNMTPVTIQCRAPLGAEATAFRIYRDGSSEPRDTEQGPQPEDTGSLQITVMTADRAGQYHCQYGQHGHWSLPSVPLNLVMTGAYGQPTLSRTAGSEEAAVTAGAAVRLQCVSTIRFDVLVLSKEEDSTITFQNAGPQGKVCQSVFSLDNITSTQAGTYRCYGHFHTDPLLWSSPSDPLQLEVRALATDGPEHSESRPPTEAPGKAVPRDPRPPLAVPEGSGFLKKYREVLIGVPVATVVLLLLLFLLLYCCKARSKASPEGRQPAGARATGGQVSQAKDPEEVTYSQVTCRAPAQGTGASRPTPTQTSEYVTLALK; from the exons GGTGGTGTCTCGGCTGGAGTGTGTGGGCACAGATGG GAAATCTCCCCCAGCCTACTCTCATGGCTTTGCCAGGACGCTTTGTTTTGAATATGACTCCGGTGACCATCCAGTGCCGAGCCCCCCTGGGAGCTGAGGCAACAGCTTTCAGAATATACAGAGATGGAAGCTCTGAGCCCCGGGACACTGAGCAAGGGCCACAGCCTGAGGACACGGGCTCTTTGCAGATCACAGTGATGACCGCAGACAGGGCAGGGCAGTACCACTGCCAGTATGGACAGCATGGCCACTGGTCCCTGCCCAGTGTGCCCCTGAACCTGGTGATGACCG GAGCCTATGGCCAGCCGACACTCTCTCGCACCGCTGGCTCTGAGGAGGCTGCAGTGACTGCAGGGGCAGCTGTGAGGCTGCAGTGTGTCTCCACCATCAGGTTTGACGTGTTGGTTCTCAGTAAAGAAGAAGATTCCACCATCACGTTCCAGAATGCTGGCCCCCAGGGCAAAGTTTGCCAGTCCGTCTTCTCCCTGGACAACATCACCTCCACCCAGGCTGGAACCTACAGGTGCTATGGTCACTTCCACACTGATCCCCTCTTGTGGTCTTCGCCCagtgaccccctgcagctggaggtcAGAG CCCTGGCCACAGATGGTCCTGAGCATTCTGAGTCTAGACCCCCAACTG AAGCTCCTGGTAAAGCTGTGCCCAGAGATCCCAGACCTCCCCTAG CTGTGCCAGAAGGCTCAGGCTTCCTGAAGAAATACCGGGAGGTGCTAATCGGGGTCCCTGTGGCCACTGTcgtcctcctgctgctcctcttcctcctcctctactgCTGCAAAGCCAGGAGCA AAGCTTCCCCAGAAGGGAGACAGCCAGCTGGGGCCAGAGCAACAGGCGGACAG gtCTCTCAGGCTAAGGACCCAGAGGAGGTGACCTACTCCCAGGTGACCTGCAGAGCCCCCGCTCAGGGCACAGGGGCGTCACGCCCCACACCCACTCAGACCAGCGAGTACGTGACTCTGGCCCTGAAGTGA
- the LOC103124472 gene encoding leukocyte immunoglobulin-like receptor subfamily B member 4 isoform X6: MAGVLPTLLCLGWCLGWSVWAQMGNLPQPTLMALPGRFVLNMTPVTIQCRAPLGAEATAFRIYRDGSSEPRDTEQGPQPEDTGSLQITVMTADRAGQYHCQYGQHGHWSLPSVPLNLVMTEEDSTITFQNAGPQGKVCQSVFSLDNITSTQAGTYRCYGHFHTDPLLWSSPSDPLQLEVRALATDGPEHSESRPPTEAPGKAVPRDPRPPLETPKGPKPTTPELTSAVPEGSGFLKKYREVLIGVPVATVVLLLLLFLLLYCCKARSKASPEGRQPAGARATGGQVSQAKDPEEVTYSQVTCRAPAQGTGASRPTPTQTSEYVTLALK; encoded by the exons GGTGGTGTCTCGGCTGGAGTGTGTGGGCACAGATGG GAAATCTCCCCCAGCCTACTCTCATGGCTTTGCCAGGACGCTTTGTTTTGAATATGACTCCGGTGACCATCCAGTGCCGAGCCCCCCTGGGAGCTGAGGCAACAGCTTTCAGAATATACAGAGATGGAAGCTCTGAGCCCCGGGACACTGAGCAAGGGCCACAGCCTGAGGACACGGGCTCTTTGCAGATCACAGTGATGACCGCAGACAGGGCAGGGCAGTACCACTGCCAGTATGGACAGCATGGCCACTGGTCCCTGCCCAGTGTGCCCCTGAACCTGGTGATGACCG AAGAAGATTCCACCATCACGTTCCAGAATGCTGGCCCCCAGGGCAAAGTTTGCCAGTCCGTCTTCTCCCTGGACAACATCACCTCCACCCAGGCTGGAACCTACAGGTGCTATGGTCACTTCCACACTGATCCCCTCTTGTGGTCTTCGCCCagtgaccccctgcagctggaggtcAGAG CCCTGGCCACAGATGGTCCTGAGCATTCTGAGTCTAGACCCCCAACTG AAGCTCCTGGTAAAGCTGTGCCCAGAGATCCCAGACCTCCCCTAG AAACTCCCAAGGGACCCAAGCCTACAACCCCCGAACTTACAAGTG CTGTGCCAGAAGGCTCAGGCTTCCTGAAGAAATACCGGGAGGTGCTAATCGGGGTCCCTGTGGCCACTGTcgtcctcctgctgctcctcttcctcctcctctactgCTGCAAAGCCAGGAGCA AAGCTTCCCCAGAAGGGAGACAGCCAGCTGGGGCCAGAGCAACAGGCGGACAG gtCTCTCAGGCTAAGGACCCAGAGGAGGTGACCTACTCCCAGGTGACCTGCAGAGCCCCCGCTCAGGGCACAGGGGCGTCACGCCCCACACCCACTCAGACCAGCGAGTACGTGACTCTGGCCCTGAAGTGA
- the LOC103124472 gene encoding leukocyte immunoglobulin-like receptor subfamily B member 4 isoform X4, which produces MAGVLPTLLCLGWCLGWSVWAQMGNLPQPTLMALPGRFVLNMTPVTIQCRAPLGAEATAFRIYRDGSSEPRDTEQGPQPEDTGSLQITVMTADRAGQYHCQYGQHGHWSLPSVPLNLVMTGAYGQPTLSRTAGSEEAAVTAGAAVRLQCVSTIRFDVLVLSKEEDSTITFQNAGPQGKVCQSVFSLDNITSTQAGTYRCYGHFHTDPLLWSSPSDPLQLEVREAPGKAVPRDPRPPLETPKGPKPTTPELTSAVPEGSGFLKKYREVLIGVPVATVVLLLLLFLLLYCCKARSKASPEGRQPAGARATGGQVSQAKDPEEVTYSQVTCRAPAQGTGASRPTPTQTSEYVTLALK; this is translated from the exons GGTGGTGTCTCGGCTGGAGTGTGTGGGCACAGATGG GAAATCTCCCCCAGCCTACTCTCATGGCTTTGCCAGGACGCTTTGTTTTGAATATGACTCCGGTGACCATCCAGTGCCGAGCCCCCCTGGGAGCTGAGGCAACAGCTTTCAGAATATACAGAGATGGAAGCTCTGAGCCCCGGGACACTGAGCAAGGGCCACAGCCTGAGGACACGGGCTCTTTGCAGATCACAGTGATGACCGCAGACAGGGCAGGGCAGTACCACTGCCAGTATGGACAGCATGGCCACTGGTCCCTGCCCAGTGTGCCCCTGAACCTGGTGATGACCG GAGCCTATGGCCAGCCGACACTCTCTCGCACCGCTGGCTCTGAGGAGGCTGCAGTGACTGCAGGGGCAGCTGTGAGGCTGCAGTGTGTCTCCACCATCAGGTTTGACGTGTTGGTTCTCAGTAAAGAAGAAGATTCCACCATCACGTTCCAGAATGCTGGCCCCCAGGGCAAAGTTTGCCAGTCCGTCTTCTCCCTGGACAACATCACCTCCACCCAGGCTGGAACCTACAGGTGCTATGGTCACTTCCACACTGATCCCCTCTTGTGGTCTTCGCCCagtgaccccctgcagctggaggtcAGAG AAGCTCCTGGTAAAGCTGTGCCCAGAGATCCCAGACCTCCCCTAG AAACTCCCAAGGGACCCAAGCCTACAACCCCCGAACTTACAAGTG CTGTGCCAGAAGGCTCAGGCTTCCTGAAGAAATACCGGGAGGTGCTAATCGGGGTCCCTGTGGCCACTGTcgtcctcctgctgctcctcttcctcctcctctactgCTGCAAAGCCAGGAGCA AAGCTTCCCCAGAAGGGAGACAGCCAGCTGGGGCCAGAGCAACAGGCGGACAG gtCTCTCAGGCTAAGGACCCAGAGGAGGTGACCTACTCCCAGGTGACCTGCAGAGCCCCCGCTCAGGGCACAGGGGCGTCACGCCCCACACCCACTCAGACCAGCGAGTACGTGACTCTGGCCCTGAAGTGA
- the LOC103124472 gene encoding leukocyte immunoglobulin-like receptor subfamily B member 2 isoform X1, with product MAGVLPTLLCLGWCLGWSVWAQMGNLPQPTLMALPGRFVLNMTPVTIQCRAPLGAEATAFRIYRDGSSEPRDTEQGPQPEDTGSLQITVMTADRAGQYHCQYGQHGHWSLPSVPLNLVMTGAYGQPTLSRTAGSEEAAVTAGAAVRLQCVSTIRFDVLVLSKEEDSTITFQNAGPQGKVCQSVFSLDNITSTQAGTYRCYGHFHTDPLLWSSPSDPLQLEVRALATDGPEHSESRPPTEAPGKAVPRDPRPPLETPKGPKPTTPELTSAVPEGSGFLKKYREVLIGVPVATVVLLLLLFLLLYCCKARSKASPEGRQPAGARATGGQVSQAKDPEEVTYSQVTCRAPAQGTGASRPTPTQTSEYVTLALK from the exons GGTGGTGTCTCGGCTGGAGTGTGTGGGCACAGATGG GAAATCTCCCCCAGCCTACTCTCATGGCTTTGCCAGGACGCTTTGTTTTGAATATGACTCCGGTGACCATCCAGTGCCGAGCCCCCCTGGGAGCTGAGGCAACAGCTTTCAGAATATACAGAGATGGAAGCTCTGAGCCCCGGGACACTGAGCAAGGGCCACAGCCTGAGGACACGGGCTCTTTGCAGATCACAGTGATGACCGCAGACAGGGCAGGGCAGTACCACTGCCAGTATGGACAGCATGGCCACTGGTCCCTGCCCAGTGTGCCCCTGAACCTGGTGATGACCG GAGCCTATGGCCAGCCGACACTCTCTCGCACCGCTGGCTCTGAGGAGGCTGCAGTGACTGCAGGGGCAGCTGTGAGGCTGCAGTGTGTCTCCACCATCAGGTTTGACGTGTTGGTTCTCAGTAAAGAAGAAGATTCCACCATCACGTTCCAGAATGCTGGCCCCCAGGGCAAAGTTTGCCAGTCCGTCTTCTCCCTGGACAACATCACCTCCACCCAGGCTGGAACCTACAGGTGCTATGGTCACTTCCACACTGATCCCCTCTTGTGGTCTTCGCCCagtgaccccctgcagctggaggtcAGAG CCCTGGCCACAGATGGTCCTGAGCATTCTGAGTCTAGACCCCCAACTG AAGCTCCTGGTAAAGCTGTGCCCAGAGATCCCAGACCTCCCCTAG AAACTCCCAAGGGACCCAAGCCTACAACCCCCGAACTTACAAGTG CTGTGCCAGAAGGCTCAGGCTTCCTGAAGAAATACCGGGAGGTGCTAATCGGGGTCCCTGTGGCCACTGTcgtcctcctgctgctcctcttcctcctcctctactgCTGCAAAGCCAGGAGCA AAGCTTCCCCAGAAGGGAGACAGCCAGCTGGGGCCAGAGCAACAGGCGGACAG gtCTCTCAGGCTAAGGACCCAGAGGAGGTGACCTACTCCCAGGTGACCTGCAGAGCCCCCGCTCAGGGCACAGGGGCGTCACGCCCCACACCCACTCAGACCAGCGAGTACGTGACTCTGGCCCTGAAGTGA
- the LOC103124472 gene encoding leukocyte immunoglobulin-like receptor subfamily A member 5 isoform X5 gives MAGVLPTLLCLGWCLGWSVWAQMGNLPQPTLMALPGRFVLNMTPVTIQCRAPLGAEATAFRIYRDGSSEPRDTEQGPQPEDTGSLQITVMTADRAGQYHCQYGQHGHWSLPSVPLNLVMTGAYGQPTLSRTAGSEEAAVTAGAAVRLQCVSTIRFDVLVLSKEEDSTITFQNAGPQGKVCQSVFSLDNITSTQAGTYRCYGHFHTDPLLWSSPSDPLQLEVREAPGKAVPRDPRPPLAVPEGSGFLKKYREVLIGVPVATVVLLLLLFLLLYCCKARSKASPEGRQPAGARATGGQVSQAKDPEEVTYSQVTCRAPAQGTGASRPTPTQTSEYVTLALK, from the exons GGTGGTGTCTCGGCTGGAGTGTGTGGGCACAGATGG GAAATCTCCCCCAGCCTACTCTCATGGCTTTGCCAGGACGCTTTGTTTTGAATATGACTCCGGTGACCATCCAGTGCCGAGCCCCCCTGGGAGCTGAGGCAACAGCTTTCAGAATATACAGAGATGGAAGCTCTGAGCCCCGGGACACTGAGCAAGGGCCACAGCCTGAGGACACGGGCTCTTTGCAGATCACAGTGATGACCGCAGACAGGGCAGGGCAGTACCACTGCCAGTATGGACAGCATGGCCACTGGTCCCTGCCCAGTGTGCCCCTGAACCTGGTGATGACCG GAGCCTATGGCCAGCCGACACTCTCTCGCACCGCTGGCTCTGAGGAGGCTGCAGTGACTGCAGGGGCAGCTGTGAGGCTGCAGTGTGTCTCCACCATCAGGTTTGACGTGTTGGTTCTCAGTAAAGAAGAAGATTCCACCATCACGTTCCAGAATGCTGGCCCCCAGGGCAAAGTTTGCCAGTCCGTCTTCTCCCTGGACAACATCACCTCCACCCAGGCTGGAACCTACAGGTGCTATGGTCACTTCCACACTGATCCCCTCTTGTGGTCTTCGCCCagtgaccccctgcagctggaggtcAGAG AAGCTCCTGGTAAAGCTGTGCCCAGAGATCCCAGACCTCCCCTAG CTGTGCCAGAAGGCTCAGGCTTCCTGAAGAAATACCGGGAGGTGCTAATCGGGGTCCCTGTGGCCACTGTcgtcctcctgctgctcctcttcctcctcctctactgCTGCAAAGCCAGGAGCA AAGCTTCCCCAGAAGGGAGACAGCCAGCTGGGGCCAGAGCAACAGGCGGACAG gtCTCTCAGGCTAAGGACCCAGAGGAGGTGACCTACTCCCAGGTGACCTGCAGAGCCCCCGCTCAGGGCACAGGGGCGTCACGCCCCACACCCACTCAGACCAGCGAGTACGTGACTCTGGCCCTGAAGTGA
- the LOC103124472 gene encoding leukocyte immunoglobulin-like receptor subfamily B member 2 isoform X2, producing the protein MAGVLPTLLCLGWCLGWSVWAQMGRFVLNMTPVTIQCRAPLGAEATAFRIYRDGSSEPRDTEQGPQPEDTGSLQITVMTADRAGQYHCQYGQHGHWSLPSVPLNLVMTGAYGQPTLSRTAGSEEAAVTAGAAVRLQCVSTIRFDVLVLSKEEDSTITFQNAGPQGKVCQSVFSLDNITSTQAGTYRCYGHFHTDPLLWSSPSDPLQLEVRALATDGPEHSESRPPTEAPGKAVPRDPRPPLETPKGPKPTTPELTSAVPEGSGFLKKYREVLIGVPVATVVLLLLLFLLLYCCKARSKASPEGRQPAGARATGGQVSQAKDPEEVTYSQVTCRAPAQGTGASRPTPTQTSEYVTLALK; encoded by the exons GGTGGTGTCTCGGCTGGAGTGTGTGGGCACAGATGG GACGCTTTGTTTTGAATATGACTCCGGTGACCATCCAGTGCCGAGCCCCCCTGGGAGCTGAGGCAACAGCTTTCAGAATATACAGAGATGGAAGCTCTGAGCCCCGGGACACTGAGCAAGGGCCACAGCCTGAGGACACGGGCTCTTTGCAGATCACAGTGATGACCGCAGACAGGGCAGGGCAGTACCACTGCCAGTATGGACAGCATGGCCACTGGTCCCTGCCCAGTGTGCCCCTGAACCTGGTGATGACCG GAGCCTATGGCCAGCCGACACTCTCTCGCACCGCTGGCTCTGAGGAGGCTGCAGTGACTGCAGGGGCAGCTGTGAGGCTGCAGTGTGTCTCCACCATCAGGTTTGACGTGTTGGTTCTCAGTAAAGAAGAAGATTCCACCATCACGTTCCAGAATGCTGGCCCCCAGGGCAAAGTTTGCCAGTCCGTCTTCTCCCTGGACAACATCACCTCCACCCAGGCTGGAACCTACAGGTGCTATGGTCACTTCCACACTGATCCCCTCTTGTGGTCTTCGCCCagtgaccccctgcagctggaggtcAGAG CCCTGGCCACAGATGGTCCTGAGCATTCTGAGTCTAGACCCCCAACTG AAGCTCCTGGTAAAGCTGTGCCCAGAGATCCCAGACCTCCCCTAG AAACTCCCAAGGGACCCAAGCCTACAACCCCCGAACTTACAAGTG CTGTGCCAGAAGGCTCAGGCTTCCTGAAGAAATACCGGGAGGTGCTAATCGGGGTCCCTGTGGCCACTGTcgtcctcctgctgctcctcttcctcctcctctactgCTGCAAAGCCAGGAGCA AAGCTTCCCCAGAAGGGAGACAGCCAGCTGGGGCCAGAGCAACAGGCGGACAG gtCTCTCAGGCTAAGGACCCAGAGGAGGTGACCTACTCCCAGGTGACCTGCAGAGCCCCCGCTCAGGGCACAGGGGCGTCACGCCCCACACCCACTCAGACCAGCGAGTACGTGACTCTGGCCCTGAAGTGA